From a single Gavia stellata isolate bGavSte3 chromosome 15, bGavSte3.hap2, whole genome shotgun sequence genomic region:
- the TSHZ3 gene encoding teashirt homolog 3 — protein sequence MDSESHISETSDRMADFESSSIKNEEESKEVSIPLEDSTVSDSLEQMKAVYNNFLSNSYWSNLNLNLHQPISEKNNGSSSSSSSSSSSCGSGSFDWHQTAMAKTLQQVSQSRILPEPSLFSTVQLYRQSSKLYGSIFTGASKFRCKDCSAAYDTLVELTVHMNETGHYRDDNHETDNNNPKRWSKPRKRSLLEMEGKEDAQKVLKCMYCGHSFESLQDLSVHMIKTKHYQKVPLKEPVTPVAAKIIPATRKKASLELELPSSPDSTGGTPKATISDTNDALQKNSNPYITPNNRYGHQNGASYAWHFEARKSQILKCMECGSSHDTLQELTAHMMVTGHFIKVTNSAMKKGKPIIEAPATPTITSLVDEKVQSVPLAATTFTSPSNTPSSVSPKLNVEIKKEVDKERGIADDKMKDKEKSSEDEEKYDISSKYHYLTENDLEESPKGGLDILKSLENTVTSAINKAQNGTPSWGGYPSIHAAYQLPNMMKLSLGSSGKSTPLKPMFGNNELVSPTKNQPLVSPPSSQTSPVPKTNFHAMEELVKKVTEKVAKVEEKMKEPEGKLSPMKRATPSPCSSEVSEPLKMESSNDGVFKSQQNSPVPQRDGCKDSPTVEPVENGKEPVKSIVSSLSSSTAIITDHPPEQPFVNPLSALQSVMNIHLGKAAKPSLPALDPMSMLFKMSNSLAEKAAVATPPLQSKKPDHLDRYFYHVNNDQPIDLTKGKSDKSCSLGSALLSSTSTSSASSSSTVTTAKTSAVVSFMSNSPLRENALSDISDMLKNLTESHTSKSSTPSSISEKSDIDGTTIEEPEESTPAQKRKGRQSNWNPQHLLILQAQFAASLRQTSEGKYIMSDLSPQERMHISRFTGLSMTTISHWLANVKYQLRRTGGTKFLKNLDTGHPVFFCNDCASQIRTPSTYISHLESHLGFRLRDLSKLSTEQINNQIAQAKSPSEKLVTSSPEEDIGTSYQCKLCNRTFASKHAVKLHLSKTHGKSPEDHLLYVSELEKQ from the coding sequence ATGGACAGTGAGTCACACATCAGTGAGACAAGTGACCGCATGGCAGACTTCGAGAGCAGCTCTATTAAAAATGAGGAAGAGAGCAAGGAGGTTTCAATACCACTGGAAGACTCTACTGTATCTGATAGTTTAGAACAAATGAAAGCCGTATATAATAACTTCCTCTCCAATTCCTACTGGTCCAATCTCAATTTGAACCTTCACCAGCcgatttcagaaaaaaacaatggtagcagcagcagtagcagcagcagcagtagcagttGTGGAAGTGGCAGCTTTGACTGGCATCAGACTGCTATGGCTAAAACACTGCAGCAAGTTTCTCAGAGCAGAATTCTTCCTGAACCAAGTCTTTTTAGCACAGTTCAATTGTACAGACAAAGCAGTAAGCTTTATGGCTCTATATTTACCGGAGCCAGTAAATTCCGCTGTAAAGACTGCAGTGCTGCCTATGATACTTTAGTAGAATTAACAGTGCACATGAATGAAACGGGACATTATCGAGATGACAACCATGAAACTGATAACAATAACCCCAAAAGATGGTCCAAACCTCGTAAACGTTCTTTGCTTGAgatggaagggaaggaagatgCCCAGAAAGTATTAAAGTGTATGTACTGTGGTCATTCATTTGAATCTCTTCAGGATTTGAGTGTTCAtatgattaaaacaaaacactacCAAAAAGTGCCTCTGAAGGAACCTGTTACACCTGTAGCAGCAAAAATTATCCCAGCTACTAGAAAGAAAGCATCACTGGAGCTTGAACTTCCAAGTTCTCCAGATTCCACAGGTGGGACACCAAAAGCAACAATCTCAGATACCAATGATGCACTTCAAAAGAATTCTAATCCTTACATTACGCCAAATAATCGCTATGGTCACCAGAATGGTGCCAGCTATGCCTGGCACTTTGAGGCGAGGAAATCTCAAATTCTGAAGTGCATGGAGTGCGGAAGTTCGCATGACACTCTGCAGGAACTCACGGCTCACATGATGGTGACGGGACATTTTATTAAAGTCACTAATTCTGCCATGAAAAAAGGGAAGCCAATTATAGAAGCCCCAGCGACACCAACAATAACGTCCCTAGTAGATGAGAAAGTACAGTCTGTGCCGCTAGCTGCCACCACTTTTACGTCTCCTTCCAATACACCTTCTAGTGTTTCCCCTAAAttaaatgttgaaataaaaaaagaagtagataAAGAAAGAGGCATTGCTGATgacaaaatgaaagacaaagaaaagtcAAGTGAAGATGAGGAGAAGTATGATATCTCCTCAAAATACCATTACTTGACTGAAAATGACCTAGAAGAAAGCCCTAAGGGGGGATTAGATATATTGAAGTCTTTAGAAAACACAGTTACATCAGCTATAAACAAAGCTCAGAATGGCACGCCAAGCTGGGGTGGCTACCCCAGCATTCATGCTGCCTATCAGCTGCCTAATATGATGAAGCTGTCATTGGGTTCATCTGGGAAGAGTACACCATTAAAACCTATGTTTGGAAACAATGAACTAGTATCGCCAACTAAAAACCAGCCCTTGGTGTCTCCACCAAGCAGTCAGACCTCACCTGTGCCAAAAACAAACTTTCATGCCATGGAAGAATTGGTCAAGAAAGTCACTGAGAAGGTGGCTaaagtggaggaaaaaatgaaagagccTGAAGGAAAGCTTTCTCCAATGAAGCGTGCAACGCCTTCGCCATGCAGTAGTGAAGTCAGTGAACCCCTTAAGATGGAGTCCTCCAATGATGGTGTCTTTAAAAGCCAGCAGAACAGCCCAGTCCCTCAGAGAGATGGCTGCAAGGACAGTCCAACTGTAGAACCTGTGGAAAATGGGAAAGAGCCTGTTAAGTCCATTGTAAGTTCTTTAAGTAGCAGCACAGCTATCATTACTGATCACCCTCCCGAACAGCCATTTGTAAATCCGTTAAGTGCACTGCAGTCTGTCATGAATATTCACCTTGGGAAGGCAGCAAAGCCATCTTTGCCAGCTTTGGATCCAATGagcatgctttttaaaatgagcaaCAGTTTGGCGGAAAAGGCTGCAGTGGCCACCCCACCTCTACAGTCCAAAAAACCAGACCACTTAGACCGTTATTTTTATCATGTCAACAATGACCAACCCATAGATTTGACGAAAGGCAAGAGTGACAAAAGCTGCTCTTTGGGTTCAGCGCTTTTGTCATCCACATCGAcatcttctgcatcttcttcatCTACAGTGACAACAGCAAAGACATCTGCAGTCGTGTCATTCATGTCAAACTCGCCGCTACGCGAGAATGCCTTGTCAGATATATCTGATATGCTGAAGAACCTGACAGAAAGTCACACATCAAAATCTTCCACACCTTCCAGCATATCTGAGAAATCTGACATTGATGGTACCACAATAGAGGAACCAGAAGAGAGTACACCAGCTCAGAAAAGGAAGGGACGTCAGTCTAACTGGAACCCTCAGCACTTGCTCATATTGCAGGCCCAGTTTGCAGCTAGTCTACGGCAGACGTCAGAGGGAAAATACATCATGTCAGACTTGAGCCCTCAAGAAAGAATGCACATTTCCAGGTTTACGGGACTTTCAATGACCACAATTAGCCACTGGCTAGCCAATGTGAAATACCAGCTCCGAAGGACGGGGGGAACTAAGTTCCTTAAAAATTTGGACACTGGGCACCCAGTGTTCTTTTGTAATGACTGTGCGTCACAGATCAGAACTCCGTCAACTTACATCAGTCATCTTGAATCGCATCTGGGTTTCAGGTTAAGAGACTTGTCCAAACTGTCCACTGAACAGATTAACAATCAGATAGCACAAGCAAAGTCACCGTCTGAAAAACTGGTGACGTCCTCTCCAGAGGAAGATATCGGAACTTCTTATCAGTGCAAACTTTGTAACAGGACTTTTGCAAGCAAGCATGCTGTTAAACTTCATCTTAGTAAAACACATGGGAAGTCACCAGAGGATCATCTTCTGTACGTTTCGGAGTTAGAGAAGCAGTAG